From the genome of Primulina eburnea isolate SZY01 chromosome 12, ASM2296580v1, whole genome shotgun sequence, one region includes:
- the LOC140808342 gene encoding uncharacterized acetyltransferase At3g50280-like, whose protein sequence is MVSQSVLVVSKCTVFPDQKSALGELKLSVSDLPMLSCHYIQKGCLFTRPPMPMSEVVALLKCGLSQTLSQFPPLAGRLVTDSDGYVYVRCDDGGVDFVHADGSHFRVMDLLGSVDGDLPEALKGFFAFDGVVSYHGHFRPIMAVQVTELADGVFIGCSVNHAVTDGTSFWNFFNTFAELSKGVKRISRAPDFSRDSVLISSAVLKLPAGGPKVTFSVDSPVREKIFRFSRESILKLKAKVNTQKWEIDAGVDAAELMGKYSNDTLKFPDEKKTSLPWLRTAVSNQLNQTEISSFQSLSALLWRGITRARKLPPSKKTTFRMAVNCRHRLEPKLDPLYFGNAIQSTPTYASAGDVLSHDLRWCAEQLNKSVAGHGDATVRKVVEDWERDPRCFPLGNFDGAMITMGSSPRFPMYDNDFGWGRPVAVRSGRANKFDGKISAFPGREAGGSVDLEVVLAPETMAGLESDPEFMQYVSGYN, encoded by the coding sequence ATGGTTTCGCAATCTGTGCTTGTGGTCTCAAAATGCACTGTTTTCCCCGACCAGAAGTCGGCTCTGGGAGAGCTGAAGCTCTCTGTTTCTGATCTCCCTATGCTTTCTTGCCACTATATCCAGAAGGGGTGCTTGTTCACGAGGCCTCCGATGCCCATGTCGGAGGTGGTTGCTCTGCTCAAGTGCGGCCTCTCGCAGACGCTTTCCCAGTTTCCGCCGCTGGCGGGGCGGCTTGTGACGGATTCGGACGGGTATGTTTATGTTCGTTGTGATGATGGTGGGGTGGATTTTGTGCATGCTGATGGGTCCCATTTCCGGGTCATGGATTTGCTGGGGTCGGTGGATGGTGATTTGCCGGAAGCGCTGAAGGGGTTCTTTGCGTTTGATGGGGTGGTGAGTTATCACGGCCATTTTAGGCCCATTATGGCGGTGCAGGTGACGGAATTGGCCGATGGAGTTTTCATCGGTTGTTCTGTGAATCACGCGGTTACGGACGGGACTTCGTTCTGGAATTTTTTCAATACTTTTGCGGAGTTGAGCAAGGGGGTGAAGAGGATTTCGAGGGCGCCGGATTTCAGCCGGGACTCGGTTTTGATTTCCTCCGCGGTTCTTAAACTCCCCGCTGGCGGGCCCAAAGTTACTTTCTCGGTGGATTCTCCGGTGAGGGAGAAGATTTTCAGGTTCAGCAGAGAATCGATACTGAAGCTGAAAGCCAAGGTTAACACCCAGAAATGGGAAATTGACGCCGGAGTCGACGCGGCTGAGCTAATGGGAAAATACAGCAACGATACACTCAAATTCCCCGACGAGAAGAAAACATCATTACCATGGCTGAGAACCGCCGTCTCAAATCAGCTCAATCAAACCGAGATTTCGTCTTTTCAGTCCTTAAGCGCGCTGCTATGGCGAGGCATCACTCGAGCTCGGAAACTGCCACCCTCTAAAAAGACGACGTTCAGAATGGCGGTGAACTGCCGGCACCGCCTGGAACCGAAGCTGGACCCTCTCTACTTCGGAAACGCAATACAGAGCACCCCAACATACGCATCTGCCGGAGATGTCCTGTCCCACGATCTCCGGTGGTGCGCGGAGCAGCTGAACAAGAGCGTGGCGGGACACGGCGACGCCACCGTGAGGAAGGTGGTAGAGGATTGGGAGCGGGACCCACGGTGCTTCCCATTGGGAAATTTTGACGGCGCAATGATAACGATGGGGAGCTCTCCTAGATTCCCGATGTACGATAATGATTTCGGGTGGGGCCGACCGGTGGCTGTTCGCAGCGGCCGGGCCAACAAATTCGATGGCAAGATTTCGGCTTTCCCGGGCCGGGAAGCTGGTGGGAGTGTGGACTTGGAGGTGGTTCTTGCGCCCGAAACCATGGCGGGTCTTGAATCCGACCCGGAGTTTATGCAATATGTATCGGGTTACAATTAG